In the Sediminibacter sp. Hel_I_10 genome, one interval contains:
- the tsaD gene encoding tRNA (adenosine(37)-N6)-threonylcarbamoyltransferase complex transferase subunit TsaD, producing MASQKIYILAIESSCDDTAAAVLCNDTILSNVVANQSIHKAYGGVVPELASRAHQQNIVPVVDQALKKAAIDKSQLHAIAFTRGPGLMGSLLVGTSFAKSFAFGLGIPLIDVNHMQAHILAHFIDEKDYKKPPFPFLAMTISGGHTQIIKVDSYFDMEVIGETIDDAVGEAFDKSGKLLGLGYPAGPEIDKRAKLGNPKAFAFTKPKVDGLNFSFSGLKTAILYFVQKQVKANPNFVEEHLNDICASIQYTIVGILMDKLKSASKQTGIKHIAIGGGVSANSGIREALMSGEQKFGWTSYIPKFEYTTDNAAMIGIVGYLKYLEGDYAEQRVMASARLKI from the coding sequence ATGGCTTCACAAAAAATATACATTTTAGCAATTGAGTCTTCCTGTGACGATACAGCGGCGGCTGTACTTTGTAACGACACTATTTTAAGTAATGTTGTTGCCAATCAAAGCATTCATAAAGCTTATGGTGGTGTGGTGCCAGAACTCGCATCTAGAGCCCACCAACAGAACATTGTGCCTGTGGTTGATCAAGCTCTGAAAAAAGCAGCTATTGATAAATCACAATTGCATGCTATTGCCTTTACCCGTGGCCCCGGACTCATGGGCTCTTTACTGGTGGGTACCTCTTTTGCAAAATCATTTGCCTTTGGGTTGGGCATTCCATTGATTGATGTCAATCACATGCAAGCTCATATTTTGGCTCATTTTATAGATGAAAAGGATTACAAGAAGCCTCCATTTCCATTTTTGGCGATGACAATTTCTGGCGGTCATACTCAGATTATTAAAGTGGACTCTTATTTTGATATGGAAGTGATAGGAGAAACTATTGATGATGCGGTTGGCGAAGCATTTGATAAAAGCGGAAAGCTTCTCGGTTTGGGATATCCCGCTGGTCCAGAGATTGATAAACGTGCTAAACTGGGCAACCCAAAAGCCTTTGCGTTTACAAAACCTAAAGTAGACGGACTTAATTTTAGCTTTTCGGGATTAAAGACGGCGATTCTCTATTTTGTACAAAAACAAGTTAAAGCCAATCCCAATTTTGTTGAAGAACATTTAAATGATATTTGCGCTTCTATTCAATATACTATTGTTGGGATTTTGATGGACAAACTAAAATCGGCCAGTAAGCAAACTGGTATCAAACATATTGCAATAGGGGGTGGTGTTTCTGCAAACTCCGGTATTCGTGAGGCATTGATGTCTGGTGAGCAAAAATTTGGATGGACCTCTTACATACCTAAATTTGAGTATACCACAGATAATGCAGCCATGATTGGTATTGTAGGATATTTAAAATATCTGGAAGGAGATTACGCAGAGCAACGCGTTATGGCTAGTGCACGATTGAAGATTTAA